A single genomic interval of Gossypium raimondii isolate GPD5lz chromosome 11, ASM2569854v1, whole genome shotgun sequence harbors:
- the LOC128034781 gene encoding uncharacterized protein LOC128034781 — protein MVVVNNIRLLGEQFSEARIVEKLISTLPKSYESKISSLKDSKDLTNITLTELINALYAQEQRRASRLEEHQKGAFQAKTNSASSKTGYKGKKTWKDKPKSARRRDQPYRHCKRPGHPEANYWFRPDVQCQHCKKIWHVEKVCRSKGKPRQYQPQQPKAEARLAKEDSDCKEQVFTVSCSIAQEKLTNGWLLDSCCANHITLDAAIFKSLERSCKTKVKIGNGHFIKAEGKGDVLICTPTSNKLISNVLLVHEIDRNLHSVAQLLEKEYYVVFKGKECQINDPSGSKLMAVTMADKSFVVDWTNGSDTAYTATTDESKLWHQKLGHANYRSMDQLDREDLVENFISSVEK, from the coding sequence ATGGTTGTGGTAAACAACATAAGGCTCCTTGGTGAGCAGTTCAGTGAAGCAAGGATAGTGGAGAAGCTGATTTCAACCTTGCCTAAGAGCTATGAGTCGAAAATTTCATCCCTCAAAGACTCAAAGGACCTGACCAACATCACATTGACAGAGCTGATCAATGCTCTCTATGCTCAGGAGCAAAGAAGAGCTAGCAGACTGGAAGAGCACCAAAAAGGTGCTTTCCAAGCAAAAACCAATTCTGCCTCGAGCAAGACTGGCTACAAAGGCAAAAAGACTTGGAAAGACAAACCAAAGTCTGCAAGAAGAAGGGACCAACCCTATAGACATTGCAAAAGACCTGGTCATCCAGAAGCAAATTACTGGTTTAGACCAGATGTGCAGTGCCAACATTGTAAAAAGATATGGCATGTTGAAAAGGTTTGCAGAAGCAAAGGCAAACCAAGACAGTACCAACCACAACAGCCAAAGGCTGAAGCTCGACTGGCAAAAGAAGACAGTGACTGTAAAGAGCAAGTTTTTACTGTGTCATGCTCAATTGCTCAGGAGAAGCTTACAAATGGTTGGCTCTTGGACAGTTGTTGCGCAAACCACATAACACTAGATGCTGCCATTTTCAAGTCGTTAGAAAGAAGCTGCAAAACCAAGGTTAAGATTGGTAATGGCCATTTTATAAAGGCAGAAGGTAAAGGAGATGTATTGATATGCACTCCTACAAGTAACAAGCTCATCTCGAATGTGTTGTTGGTACATGAAATTGATAGAAACCTGCACAGTGTAGCTCAACTGCTAGAGAAAGAGTATTATGTAGTGTTCAAGGGCAAAGAGTGCCAAATCAatgatccaagtggatccaaGCTCATGGCAGTCACTATGGCTGATAAGAGCTTTGTTGTTGACTGGACAAATGGCTCAGACACTGCCTATACAGCCACAACAGATGAATCCAAGCTTTGGCATCAAAAGCTTGGTCATGCCAACTATAGATCAATGGACCAGCTAGACAGAGAAGACTTGGTTGAAAACTTCATTAGTTCAGTTGAGAAATAG